Proteins encoded by one window of Dietzia sp. B32:
- a CDS encoding glutathione peroxidase, with product MSSGSVHDISFTTIDGEQASLSDYAGHAVLVVNVASECGLTPQYEGLQELADDYRDRGLFVLGFPCNQFMGQEPGDEDTIKEFTSGKYGITFPLAAKVDVNGPDRHPLYAELTKTADSDGEAGDVQWNFEKFLLSPEGEVVARFRPKVEPGAPELVEALEETLPI from the coding sequence ATGAGCAGCGGAAGCGTCCACGACATCTCCTTCACCACCATCGACGGCGAGCAGGCGAGCCTCTCCGACTACGCGGGTCACGCGGTCCTCGTGGTCAACGTCGCCAGCGAGTGCGGCCTCACACCGCAGTACGAGGGCTTGCAGGAGCTGGCGGATGACTACCGCGACCGCGGGCTCTTCGTCCTCGGGTTCCCGTGCAACCAGTTCATGGGCCAGGAGCCCGGGGACGAGGACACCATCAAGGAGTTCACCTCCGGCAAGTACGGGATCACCTTCCCGCTCGCGGCCAAGGTCGACGTGAACGGCCCCGACCGCCACCCGCTCTACGCCGAGCTGACTAAGACCGCCGATTCCGACGGTGAGGCGGGGGACGTTCAGTGGAACTTCGAGAAGTTCCTGCTCTCGCCCGAGGGGGAGGTCGTGGCGCGGTTCCGTCCCAAGGTCGAGCCCGGTGCCCCCGAACTGGTGGAAGCGCTCGAGGAGACACTTCCGATCTGA
- a CDS encoding DUF2334 domain-containing protein, producing the protein MTPRLIVSVSGLRDTTLDDAVDLVGELERRSVPVSLLVAPRRGHEYRLAEDAGTQDWLRHRRAQGDAIVLGGYDDAATKPRRPEFASIGPAEAAVRLAAADRLMAEMGLRTRVFAPPRWNASPGCLKALPGAGFRVCAALAGVHDVVRGTTQRGRALSIGEGFVADGWWCRALVAAAGRTAGAGGLVRLNISATQLSRRAPRAALLDAVDLVAGERGAQVARYEWSPVALVGAA; encoded by the coding sequence ATGACACCGCGCCTCATCGTCTCGGTCTCCGGGCTCCGCGACACCACCCTCGACGACGCCGTCGACCTGGTCGGTGAGCTCGAGCGACGTTCCGTGCCCGTCTCCCTTCTCGTGGCGCCACGGCGAGGGCACGAGTACCGGCTCGCCGAGGACGCGGGCACCCAGGACTGGCTGCGGCACCGCCGCGCGCAGGGCGACGCGATCGTGCTGGGCGGCTACGACGACGCCGCGACCAAGCCGCGCAGGCCCGAGTTCGCCTCCATCGGACCCGCCGAGGCGGCCGTGCGCCTCGCCGCCGCCGACCGGCTCATGGCCGAGATGGGCCTGCGGACCCGGGTGTTCGCGCCGCCCCGCTGGAACGCCTCACCCGGATGCCTCAAGGCCCTGCCCGGGGCTGGCTTCCGGGTGTGCGCCGCACTGGCCGGTGTCCACGACGTGGTCCGCGGCACCACCCAGCGGGGTCGGGCGCTCTCGATCGGGGAGGGCTTCGTCGCCGACGGCTGGTGGTGCCGGGCACTCGTCGCCGCGGCCGGACGCACCGCCGGGGCCGGTGGGCTCGTCCGGCTCAACATCTCGGCCACGCAACTCTCGCGGCGGGCGCCCCGGGCGGCGCTGCTCGACGCGGTCGATCTGGTGGCCGGCGAGCGCGGCGCGCAGGTCGCCCGGTACGAGTGGTCCCCGGTCGCGCTCGTGGGCGCCGCGTGA
- a CDS encoding phosphoribosylaminoimidazolesuccinocarboxamide synthase, with amino-acid sequence MRPDLSSYRHLVSGKVRELYEVDDETLLLVATDRISAYDHILGTPIPDKGRVLTAMSAYFFDVLDVPNHLAGPLDDERIPAEVLGRAMVVRRLDMVQAECVARGYLTGSGIVEYRQSGTVCGIELPGGLVEASRLPEPIFTPATKAAVGDHDENISFDQLTGIVGAELAERLRSATLDIYSRAAEIAADRGVLLADTKFEFGLADGELILADEVLTPDSSRYWPADGYAPGRVQPSFDKQYVRDWLTGPEAGWNKDADTPPPALPQEVVDATRARYIEAYERISGLSFSDWIGGDDA; translated from the coding sequence ATGCGACCCGATCTCTCTTCCTACCGCCACCTCGTCTCAGGGAAGGTCCGCGAGCTGTACGAGGTCGACGACGAGACGCTGCTCCTGGTGGCCACCGACCGGATCTCCGCCTACGACCACATCCTCGGCACGCCCATTCCCGACAAGGGTCGCGTGCTCACCGCGATGAGCGCGTATTTCTTCGACGTGCTGGACGTACCCAACCACCTCGCCGGGCCGCTCGACGACGAGCGCATCCCGGCCGAGGTACTGGGGCGTGCGATGGTCGTGCGCCGACTCGACATGGTGCAGGCCGAGTGTGTGGCCCGTGGGTACCTCACCGGGTCGGGCATCGTCGAGTACCGGCAGTCGGGGACGGTCTGTGGCATCGAGCTGCCCGGCGGGCTGGTCGAGGCCAGCCGGCTGCCCGAGCCGATCTTCACCCCGGCCACCAAGGCGGCGGTGGGGGACCACGACGAGAACATCTCGTTCGATCAGCTCACCGGGATCGTCGGGGCCGAGCTCGCCGAGCGTCTGCGGTCGGCCACGCTCGACATCTACTCACGGGCCGCGGAGATCGCCGCCGACCGCGGTGTGCTGCTCGCGGACACCAAGTTCGAGTTCGGGCTCGCGGACGGGGAGCTGATCCTCGCCGACGAGGTGCTCACCCCCGACTCGTCGCGGTACTGGCCCGCTGACGGGTACGCCCCGGGGCGCGTGCAGCCCAGCTTCGACAAGCAGTACGTCAGGGACTGGCTCACCGGCCCCGAGGCGGGGTGGAACAAGGATGCCGACACGCCGCCGCCGGCGCTGCCGCAGGAGGTCGTGGACGCGACCCGGGCCCGCTACATCGAGGCGTACGAGCGCATCTCCGGTCTGTCGTTCTCCGACTGGATCGGCGGTGACGACGCGTGA
- the purS gene encoding phosphoribosylformylglycinamidine synthase subunit PurS — MARVVVEVMPKAEILDPQGQAIHRALGRLGHGGVTDVRQGKRFELEVADGVSDAELEEIASSLLANTVIEDWKVVRVDTAEAAS, encoded by the coding sequence GTGGCCCGAGTCGTCGTCGAAGTCATGCCCAAGGCCGAAATCCTCGATCCGCAGGGTCAGGCCATCCACCGAGCGCTCGGCCGCCTGGGCCACGGCGGCGTCACCGACGTCCGGCAGGGCAAGCGGTTCGAGCTCGAGGTCGCCGACGGTGTGTCGGACGCCGAGCTCGAGGAGATCGCCTCGTCGCTGCTGGCCAACACGGTGATCGAGGACTGGAAGGTCGTCCGCGTGGACACCGCGGAGGCGGCCTCGTGA
- a CDS encoding helix-turn-helix transcriptional regulator, with protein sequence MSPVRRGEKLPIHNRIAVLRAEHRLSRAALAEQIEVNPQTVGALERGDHYPSLDLAFRICAVFDLPVEAVFSREEFQPMSAEIYRRTREDRS encoded by the coding sequence ATGAGCCCAGTCCGAAGGGGAGAAAAGCTCCCCATCCACAACCGGATCGCCGTGCTGCGGGCCGAACACCGCCTGAGCCGGGCGGCGCTCGCCGAGCAGATCGAGGTCAACCCCCAGACCGTGGGGGCCCTCGAGAGAGGCGATCACTACCCGAGCCTGGATCTGGCCTTCCGGATCTGCGCGGTCTTCGACCTGCCCGTCGAAGCCGTCTTCTCCCGCGAGGAGTTCCAGCCGATGTCCGCCGAGATCTACCGCCGCACCCGAGAGGACCGATCATGA
- the purQ gene encoding phosphoribosylformylglycinamidine synthase subunit PurQ — MTARIGVITFPGTLDDIDASRAITRAGGEAVSLWHDDADLKGVDAVVVPGGFSYGDYLRCGAIASMAPVMGEVISAAKGGMPVLGICNGFQILCEAGLLPGAMGRNRDMHFICRDEWLRVENNGTAWTSRFEQGAEILIPLKSGEGRYMATPETIEQLEGEGRVVFRFASDAPNGSTNNIAGISSANGRVVGLMPHPEHAIDPLTGPSDDGLGLFLSALDTVVKV; from the coding sequence GTGACCGCACGGATCGGCGTCATCACCTTCCCCGGCACTCTCGACGACATCGACGCCTCTCGCGCCATCACCCGGGCCGGCGGCGAGGCCGTCTCGCTGTGGCACGACGACGCGGACCTCAAGGGCGTCGACGCGGTGGTGGTCCCCGGCGGTTTCTCCTACGGCGACTACCTTCGCTGCGGCGCGATCGCCTCGATGGCCCCCGTCATGGGTGAGGTCATCTCGGCAGCCAAGGGTGGCATGCCCGTCCTGGGCATCTGCAACGGCTTCCAGATCCTGTGCGAGGCCGGACTGCTCCCCGGCGCCATGGGACGCAACCGCGACATGCACTTCATCTGCCGTGACGAGTGGCTGCGGGTGGAGAACAACGGCACCGCCTGGACCTCCCGGTTCGAGCAGGGTGCCGAGATCCTCATTCCTCTCAAGTCCGGCGAGGGGCGCTACATGGCCACGCCCGAGACCATCGAGCAGCTCGAGGGCGAGGGGCGCGTGGTCTTCCGCTTCGCGAGCGACGCCCCCAACGGATCCACCAACAACATCGCGGGCATCAGCTCCGCCAACGGGCGCGTGGTGGGCCTCATGCCGCACCCCGAGCATGCGATCGACCCGCTGACCGGCCCCTCCGACGACGGGCTGGGACTGTTCCTGTCCGCGCTGGACACGGTCGTGAAGGTCTAG
- a CDS encoding S9 family peptidase, with product MSTPDTTDVVAPASTGTAATAANTGQPPTPPQAERRPHRREHHGRVFVDDYEWLRDKDAPATRAYLEAENAYTDAMTADLKPLEDEVYEEIRSRVKETDMSVPVRAGGWWYFSRTEEGRSYARHCRVPVPQRYIDDPSDPEGWAPPEVSPGVELPGEQLLLDGNAEAEGHDYFALGAFSVSHDGRALAWATDTEGDERYTLRFRSLDPDYTAPDEEISGIAAGVTWSRDGRYVFYVTVDDAWRPDTVWRHRLGTTRDDDDKVFHEPDESYWIGVGETRSEKFLQIAAGSKITTEVWCLDADDPAGEFWCVRPRQEGVEYDVEHAVVGGEDRFIITHNDGAPNSEIVEAPVGPVEGDFGDLRTLVAHRDDVRLEGVDAFARVLVLGYREGALPRFGLMPLDRESTAGVEAYSRFEPVEFDEELFTSGPGSNPEWDAPVLRFGFGSFVTPGRVYSLDLASGERTLLREQEVLGGYDPSGFVQRRDWATAIDGTRVPISLVMSTDTAARVDAGEQVPTLLYGYGSYETSIDPAFSVARLSLLDRGMAYAVAHVRGGGEMGRLWYENGKTLTKRNTFTDFVDCARHLIDSGLTAPDRLVAEGGSAGGLLMGAVANLAPELFAGIQAVVPFVDPLTSILMPELPLTVIEWDEWGDPLHSEEVYEYMASYAPYENIEARDYPAILAVTSLNDTRVLYVEPAKWVAKLRAVAPSANSTDRPVLLRCEMSAGHGGVSGRYERWRQTAFEYAWTVRTAGAG from the coding sequence GTGAGCACTCCGGACACGACCGACGTCGTCGCCCCCGCCAGCACCGGCACCGCGGCCACCGCGGCCAACACGGGACAGCCGCCCACGCCGCCGCAGGCCGAGCGTCGACCGCACCGGCGTGAGCACCACGGCCGCGTCTTCGTCGACGACTACGAGTGGCTGCGCGACAAGGACGCCCCCGCGACGCGCGCATACCTCGAGGCGGAGAACGCGTACACCGACGCGATGACCGCCGACCTCAAGCCGTTGGAGGACGAGGTCTACGAGGAGATCCGATCCCGCGTCAAGGAGACCGACATGTCGGTGCCCGTGCGCGCGGGCGGCTGGTGGTACTTCTCGCGCACCGAGGAGGGCCGGTCGTACGCGCGCCACTGCCGGGTCCCGGTCCCGCAGCGGTACATCGACGACCCGTCGGATCCCGAGGGCTGGGCCCCGCCGGAGGTCTCCCCGGGCGTGGAACTCCCGGGAGAGCAGCTGCTCCTCGACGGCAACGCCGAGGCGGAGGGGCACGACTACTTCGCTCTGGGCGCGTTCTCGGTGAGCCATGACGGGCGGGCCCTGGCCTGGGCCACCGACACCGAGGGCGACGAGCGGTACACGCTGCGCTTCCGTTCGCTCGACCCGGACTACACGGCCCCCGACGAGGAGATCTCCGGCATCGCGGCCGGGGTGACGTGGTCCCGCGACGGCCGGTATGTCTTCTACGTGACGGTCGACGACGCCTGGCGGCCGGACACGGTCTGGCGTCACCGGCTGGGCACGACGAGGGACGACGACGACAAGGTGTTCCACGAGCCCGACGAGTCCTACTGGATCGGGGTCGGCGAGACACGCAGCGAGAAGTTCCTGCAGATAGCGGCGGGGTCCAAGATCACCACGGAGGTGTGGTGCCTCGACGCCGACGATCCCGCCGGCGAGTTCTGGTGCGTCCGGCCCCGGCAGGAGGGCGTCGAGTACGACGTCGAGCACGCCGTGGTGGGCGGCGAGGACCGGTTCATCATCACCCACAACGACGGTGCGCCGAACTCCGAGATCGTCGAGGCGCCGGTCGGGCCGGTCGAGGGCGACTTCGGCGACCTGCGCACGCTGGTGGCCCACCGGGACGACGTCCGACTGGAGGGCGTGGACGCCTTCGCGCGGGTCCTGGTGCTGGGCTACCGGGAGGGGGCGCTGCCGCGCTTCGGGCTGATGCCTCTCGACCGGGAGTCCACGGCCGGGGTGGAGGCGTATTCCCGGTTCGAACCAGTCGAGTTCGACGAGGAGCTGTTCACCTCCGGGCCCGGGTCCAACCCGGAGTGGGACGCACCGGTCCTGCGGTTCGGCTTCGGTTCGTTCGTCACTCCGGGTCGCGTCTACTCGCTCGACCTGGCTTCCGGCGAGCGAACGCTGCTGCGCGAGCAGGAGGTGCTCGGCGGGTACGACCCGAGCGGGTTCGTGCAGCGCCGGGACTGGGCCACGGCCATCGACGGCACCCGGGTACCGATCTCGCTGGTGATGTCCACCGACACCGCCGCCCGCGTCGACGCCGGTGAGCAGGTGCCGACTCTGCTGTACGGCTACGGCTCGTATGAGACCAGCATCGACCCCGCGTTCTCGGTGGCCAGGCTCTCGCTGCTCGACCGGGGTATGGCGTACGCCGTCGCCCACGTCCGCGGGGGCGGCGAGATGGGGCGTCTCTGGTACGAGAACGGCAAGACGCTCACCAAGCGCAACACCTTCACCGACTTCGTCGACTGCGCCCGCCACCTGATCGACTCGGGGCTCACCGCGCCGGACCGTCTGGTGGCCGAGGGCGGCAGCGCCGGGGGACTGCTCATGGGCGCAGTGGCCAACCTCGCCCCCGAGCTGTTCGCGGGGATCCAGGCCGTGGTCCCGTTCGTCGACCCGCTCACCTCGATCCTCATGCCGGAGCTGCCGCTGACGGTGATCGAGTGGGACGAGTGGGGCGATCCGCTGCACTCGGAGGAGGTCTACGAATACATGGCCTCCTACGCTCCGTACGAGAACATCGAGGCCAGGGACTACCCGGCGATCCTCGCGGTGACCTCTCTCAACGACACCCGGGTGCTGTACGTGGAGCCCGCCAAGTGGGTGGCCAAGCTGCGCGCCGTGGCCCCGTCGGCGAACTCGACGGACCGGCCGGTGCTTCTGCGCTGCGAGATGAGCGCGGGGCACGGGGGAGTGTCCGGACGCTACGAGCGGTGGCGTCAGACCGCCTTCGAGTACGCGTGGACGGTCCGCACGGCCGGCGCAGGCTAG